Within Candidatus Brocadiia bacterium, the genomic segment AAACTTTCGAAAGGCCTATTCAGGAACAGGTTTATTAACGGTTTCCTTCCCGCTTCCACCTATTTTATCGGCCCATATTTTAGTATCAGCAGTCGCATTTGGTTTTTCCAAGAATAGCTCCCTCAGAGACTCATCCGTTTTAGTCATTAATTCCTTAAAATTATCAGGGATGTCTTCATATTCCGACAATACAAAAAGCATGTACTTTACTTCCGAAGAAAGCCTCTTAATTACTTCCTCACGTTTACGCAATTTAACAATAAGGTCATTCATATCGGCGGCCACATGTTTCAAATAGTCCTTCTCCCTCAAAGCTATTGAGAAATCGTAATCACCATCAGAAATTCTCTTTATGCTTTGCTGGATTCGGTAGGCGGCGCCAGAAATTCTATGCGAAAGCCGGACCAAGTATATACTGAAAGCAACTATGGCCAGCGCAATAAAAATCAAATCAATATGAGCCATATAAATAATCTCGGTCCAACTGAAAG encodes:
- a CDS encoding methyl-accepting chemotaxis protein, giving the protein MKNGSYQRKQYLIDKPFQYKYISSWIIFAMLFMICTSGIIFLGILVFKKSSSFSWTEIIYMAHIDLIFIALAIVAFSIYLVRLSHRISGAAYRIQQSIKRISDGDYDFSIALREKDYLKHVAADMNDLIVKLRKREEVIKRLSSEVKYMLFVLSEYEDIPDNFKELMTKTDESLRELFLEKPNATADTKIWADKIGGSGKETVNKPVPE